One window of Gloeothece citriformis PCC 7424 genomic DNA carries:
- a CDS encoding DNA double-strand break repair nuclease NurA encodes MLDLAKLAKQIPGISQHFQREMTASRQRLERAQILIRQTHAKQQDLIELHEQWHDRLIFSTATPIEPLNTRITITPAPYRHSVFATDGSQISPSHHEIAYCYLINIGRVMIHYGQNLHPLLDSVPEIYYKPEDLYVAKQWGIRIEEWMGYWRSVLEAQLLAEMACGWVNPPGPHFEPNLALVDGSLIYWFIETLPQEARDRILPPIQDAWEQLYQAKIPLMGYISASRSLEAINFFRLNACPHTIPNCVVHCSELSEDQTPCQVVSPLRDVTLWGYLLEPGQRGPLWRSHSRILNSYDEKQWVYFCYVNVGTEIARVEMPAWVAQDSTQLDQALSLMLAQVNKGYGYPVALAEAHNQAVVRSGDRARFFALLEQQMLKAGLRNVGTSYKETRKRGSIA; translated from the coding sequence ATGCTAGATTTAGCCAAACTGGCCAAACAAATTCCGGGAATTAGTCAACACTTTCAACGAGAAATGACGGCGAGTCGTCAACGGTTAGAACGCGCTCAAATTCTCATTAGACAAACCCACGCTAAACAGCAAGACTTAATTGAATTACACGAACAATGGCACGACCGCCTGATCTTTTCTACGGCGACTCCCATTGAACCCCTCAATACTCGCATCACCATTACTCCTGCGCCTTACCGTCACAGCGTTTTTGCCACCGATGGCTCGCAAATTTCCCCGTCTCATCACGAAATTGCCTACTGTTATTTAATTAATATTGGGCGAGTAATGATACATTATGGGCAAAATTTACATCCTCTGCTCGATAGTGTGCCCGAAATTTATTACAAACCAGAAGACCTTTATGTGGCTAAACAATGGGGGATTAGAATCGAAGAATGGATGGGTTACTGGCGTAGTGTGTTAGAAGCTCAACTTTTGGCCGAAATGGCTTGTGGTTGGGTAAATCCTCCTGGCCCCCACTTTGAGCCGAATTTAGCCTTAGTAGATGGGTCTTTAATTTATTGGTTTATTGAAACCTTACCCCAAGAAGCCCGCGATCGCATTTTACCCCCGATTCAAGACGCTTGGGAACAGTTGTATCAAGCTAAAATCCCCTTGATGGGTTATATTAGTGCGTCACGCAGTTTAGAAGCGATCAACTTTTTCCGCTTAAATGCTTGTCCCCATACTATTCCTAACTGTGTCGTCCATTGTTCTGAGTTGAGTGAGGATCAAACCCCTTGTCAAGTAGTTAGTCCCCTACGAGATGTGACTTTATGGGGTTATTTATTAGAACCGGGACAACGGGGGCCTTTATGGCGTAGTCATTCTCGAATTCTCAATAGTTACGATGAGAAACAATGGGTTTATTTTTGTTATGTGAATGTGGGAACAGAAATTGCTCGCGTAGAAATGCCGGCATGGGTGGCGCAAGATTCCACCCAATTAGATCAAGCGTTGAGTTTAATGTTAGCTCAAGTTAATAAAGGATATGGTTATCCGGTGGCTTTAGCAGAAGCTCACAACCAGGCCGTTGTTAGAAGTGGCGATCGCGCTCGGTTTTTTGCCCTTTTAGAACAACAAATGCTTAAAGCGGGATTACGAAATGTAGGAACATCTTATAAAGAAACTCGCAAACGAGGCAGTATTGCTTAA
- a CDS encoding CYTH domain-containing protein, producing MAIEIERKFLVKGDGWRSLGSGIVYRQGYIGTQNPETTVRVRVIGEQGYLTLKGKTQGAVRAEFEYPIPVEDALEMLDTLCDRPLIEKTRYKIKQGELTWEVDEFIGDNQGLIIAEVELQQENQVIELPDWIAQEVTGDLRYYNVNLVKNPFLKWKD from the coding sequence ATGGCCATAGAAATAGAACGAAAATTTTTAGTTAAAGGGGATGGATGGCGTTCTCTCGGTTCGGGAATAGTTTATCGTCAAGGATATATTGGCACTCAAAACCCAGAAACGACGGTTCGGGTTCGAGTCATAGGAGAGCAAGGTTACTTAACCCTTAAAGGCAAAACTCAAGGAGCAGTGAGGGCAGAATTTGAGTATCCTATTCCGGTAGAAGATGCTTTAGAGATGTTAGACACTCTTTGCGATCGCCCTCTAATTGAAAAAACTCGGTATAAAATTAAACAAGGGGAATTAACTTGGGAAGTCGATGAATTTATCGGAGATAATCAAGGATTAATTATCGCTGAAGTCGAATTACAACAGGAAAATCAAGTCATTGAATTACCCGACTGGATTGCACAAGAAGTAACAGGAGATTTGAGATACTATAATGTCAATTTAGTCAAGAATCCTTTTTTAAAATGGAAAGACTAA
- a CDS encoding pentapeptide repeat-containing protein has product MGNFSNLDLVAICQGKIKDLSDVNLAGADLGGANLAEVNLSGAILTGTCLSGANLQGAVLRANLKGADLTGANLNGADLRNADLRGAILLDAQVEDISFAGGFLAGATLSHLDLRATDFRGTDLRGASLVGSNLGQADFSSANLSGADLSQADLEEAILRGALLRGTNFTGANLLCAQVEGAILDGAILDGACLEGTPLKFPS; this is encoded by the coding sequence ATGGGAAATTTCTCAAACTTAGATTTAGTCGCAATTTGCCAAGGAAAAATCAAAGATTTATCTGATGTTAATTTAGCGGGGGCTGATTTAGGGGGAGCTAATTTAGCCGAAGTGAATTTATCCGGAGCAATTTTAACCGGAACTTGTTTGAGTGGTGCTAATTTACAGGGAGCGGTCTTACGAGCTAATTTAAAAGGAGCAGATCTGACCGGAGCCAATTTAAACGGGGCAGATTTACGCAATGCGGATTTACGGGGAGCGATTTTATTAGATGCACAAGTTGAGGACATTAGCTTTGCTGGAGGGTTTCTTGCCGGAGCGACATTAAGTCATCTCGATTTGAGGGCGACTGATTTTCGCGGGACAGACTTACGAGGAGCGAGTTTAGTGGGCAGCAATCTTGGGCAAGCGGATTTTAGTAGTGCTAATCTCTCAGGAGCAGATTTATCTCAAGCCGATTTAGAAGAAGCCATCTTAAGGGGGGCACTCCTGCGCGGAACGAATTTTACAGGGGCAAATCTGCTTTGCGCTCAAGTTGAGGGAGCAATTTTAGATGGGGCTATCTTAGACGGGGCTTGTCTGGAGGGAACACCTCTAAAATTCCCCAGTTAG
- the rsgA gene encoding small ribosomal subunit biogenesis GTPase RsgA has protein sequence MNPVLTEVTKPAVGTAGLLGTVMAVQANFYQVRLDLTPDIEKTPLDNGELLLLCTRRTRLKKIGQTVMVGDRVLIEEVDFTDKRGAIAQVLPRKTELQRPPVANADQIVLVFALEEPSLDPWQLSRFLVKAESTSLELCLCLNKADLISQQQQQQWQEVLQQWGYDPVLISVVKQDGLKPLLERLKDKISILAGPSGVGKSSLINRLIPAVEQRVNQVSGKLQRGRHTTRHVELFELPGGGLLADTPGFNQPELDSEPTELAFYFPEARQRLEHQQCQFNDCLHRDEPNCVVRGNWERYEYYLKFLEEAIAKQEALQQMPDEESNLKLKIKDSGQEQYEPKLESKKYRRDSRRKKHQSLHQKFENQTLEEIEAYEIEDEW, from the coding sequence GTGAATCCCGTCCTGACAGAGGTCACTAAACCAGCAGTTGGAACAGCCGGACTGCTCGGTACTGTTATGGCAGTCCAGGCCAATTTCTATCAAGTTCGTTTAGATTTAACCCCAGACATCGAGAAAACTCCCCTTGACAATGGGGAACTTCTTCTACTGTGTACCCGTCGCACACGCCTTAAAAAAATTGGTCAAACCGTTATGGTGGGCGATCGGGTGTTAATAGAGGAAGTCGATTTTACCGATAAACGCGGGGCGATCGCTCAAGTCCTTCCCCGGAAAACCGAACTCCAACGCCCCCCAGTTGCCAATGCCGATCAAATTGTTTTAGTCTTTGCCTTAGAAGAACCCAGTTTAGATCCTTGGCAATTAAGTCGATTTTTAGTCAAAGCGGAGTCTACTTCTCTCGAATTATGTCTGTGTTTAAATAAAGCGGATTTAATTTCCCAACAGCAACAACAACAATGGCAAGAAGTTTTGCAGCAATGGGGATATGACCCCGTTTTGATCAGTGTCGTTAAACAGGACGGATTAAAGCCATTACTTGAGCGTTTAAAAGATAAAATTAGTATTTTAGCCGGCCCATCAGGAGTCGGAAAATCTAGTCTCATTAATCGATTAATTCCTGCTGTTGAGCAACGGGTAAATCAGGTTTCTGGAAAATTACAACGAGGTCGTCATACTACCCGTCATGTGGAACTATTTGAATTACCTGGAGGAGGGTTATTAGCGGATACGCCCGGATTTAATCAACCAGAATTAGATAGTGAACCGACAGAATTAGCCTTTTATTTTCCAGAAGCGAGACAACGCCTCGAACACCAACAATGTCAGTTTAATGATTGTCTTCATCGAGATGAACCTAACTGTGTGGTCAGAGGTAATTGGGAACGTTATGAGTATTATTTGAAATTTTTAGAAGAAGCGATCGCTAAACAAGAAGCACTGCAACAAATGCCCGATGAAGAATCTAATTTAAAATTAAAAATTAAAGATTCTGGTCAAGAGCAATATGAACCCAAATTAGAGAGTAAAAAATATCGCCGCGACTCCAGAAGGAAAAAACATCAAAGCCTACATCAAAAATTTGAAAATCAAACTCTTGAAGAAATTGAAGCTTATGAAATAGAAGACGAATGGTAA
- a CDS encoding S8 family peptidase, producing the protein MMNPEVYSSTVFDPSLSNISSSNSLNVVSEDINIASSLNTHSSLDSQFNSEFTNEEIDLIAQALSAQATSVYTSTSGYGLVNAAAAVARAVGQPTFANVPNLGGNNWGADLIKAPEAWARGYTGQGVVVAVLDTGVDRNHSDLSSNIWMNTREIAGNGRDDDGNGYVDDVYGWNFANNNSNTLDVHGHGTHVSGTIGGVRNNFGVTGIAYNSKIMPVKVLDDNGSGSHTGIAQGIRYAADNGAKVINMSLVGTVGSSTLQSAVQYASSKGAIVVMAAGNSGGTQPLFPASYATNWGIAVGAVNSTNTMASFSNRAGSNSSMVYVTAPGVSVLSTLPNNRYASWNGTSMASPHVAGVVALMTSANRNLTDAQVRQILRETSGNSLAATTNFNSMGSSNTLALASINDSEVSYSSISSENTFVQYENHVPTETFTQVSYSNTDPLINSGKQEEVDDLLNSFSRDLNNDLSTLGVDLNSYVAGMQALNQIAQG; encoded by the coding sequence ATGATGAATCCTGAAGTCTATTCCTCAACTGTTTTTGACCCATCATTGAGTAATATTTCATCCTCAAATTCCCTCAATGTTGTCAGCGAAGATATAAATATAGCTTCTTCTCTTAATACTCATTCAAGCTTAGATTCTCAGTTTAATTCTGAATTTACTAATGAAGAAATAGACTTAATAGCCCAAGCTTTATCGGCTCAAGCCACTTCAGTATATACATCTACTTCGGGTTATGGATTAGTCAATGCAGCAGCAGCAGTAGCTAGAGCAGTAGGTCAACCGACTTTTGCTAATGTGCCTAATCTTGGGGGCAATAATTGGGGGGCTGATTTAATTAAAGCCCCTGAAGCCTGGGCAAGAGGGTACACCGGTCAAGGGGTAGTTGTGGCCGTATTAGATACAGGCGTTGATCGTAACCATTCTGATTTGAGTTCTAATATCTGGATGAATACCAGAGAAATTGCCGGTAATGGAAGAGACGATGACGGTAATGGTTACGTTGATGATGTGTATGGCTGGAATTTTGCTAACAATAACAGCAATACTCTTGATGTTCATGGTCACGGAACTCATGTTTCTGGTACTATTGGGGGGGTTAGGAATAATTTTGGCGTGACGGGAATTGCTTATAATTCTAAGATCATGCCTGTTAAAGTTCTTGATGACAATGGTTCAGGGTCTCATACGGGTATAGCTCAAGGCATTCGCTATGCTGCGGACAATGGAGCTAAAGTAATTAACATGAGCTTGGTAGGTACTGTAGGGAGTAGCACTCTACAATCAGCCGTTCAATATGCCAGCAGTAAAGGGGCAATTGTGGTGATGGCTGCCGGTAATAGCGGAGGTACACAACCTTTATTTCCCGCCAGTTATGCGACTAATTGGGGGATTGCCGTAGGAGCAGTCAATAGCACTAACACTATGGCTAGTTTTTCTAATCGTGCGGGTTCTAATTCCTCAATGGTTTATGTCACTGCTCCGGGTGTGAGTGTATTGTCAACCCTTCCCAATAATCGCTATGCCTCTTGGAATGGCACTTCGATGGCGAGTCCTCATGTAGCGGGTGTTGTGGCTTTAATGACAAGTGCTAACCGTAATTTAACTGATGCTCAAGTTCGTCAAATTCTCAGGGAGACTTCTGGGAATAGTCTTGCAGCTACCACTAATTTCAATTCGATGGGATCTAGTAATACCCTAGCCTTAGCTAGTATTAATGATAGTGAGGTTAGTTATAGTTCTATCTCTTCAGAAAATACTTTTGTTCAGTATGAGAATCATGTGCCAACAGAAACTTTTACTCAAGTTTCCTACTCCAATACTGATCCTTTGATTAACTCAGGAAAACAAGAAGAAGTTGATGATCTCTTGAATTCTTTTTCAAGGGATTTAAACAATGATCTCTCAACTTTAGGAGTCGATTTAAATAGTTATGTAGCTGGGATGCAAGCTCTTAATCAAATTGCTCAAGGATAA
- the dnaJ gene encoding molecular chaperone DnaJ — protein MPGDYYEILGVSRDANKDEIKRAYRRLARKYHPDVNKEIGAEERFKEINRAYEILSEPETRARYDRFGEAGVSSGAGSGFEYGDMGGIADIFETIFSGFGGMGTGTSSRRRTGPVRGDDLRLDFKLNFREAVFGGEKEIRIRHLETCQVCEGSGAKPGTGSRTCSTCSGSGQVRRATRTPFGTFAQVSVCPTCNGSGEVIEEKCEACGGSGRKQETKKLKITIPAGVDNGTRLRVSREGDAGQRGGPPGDLYVYLSVETDEEFQREGIDIKSEISISYLQAILGCRLSVNTVDGPEEITIEPGTQPNTVLTLPNRGVPKLGNPVARGDHLITINVSIPTRVNPEERELLEKLAKIRGESHGKGGIEGFLGGLFHK, from the coding sequence ATGCCAGGTGACTATTACGAAATACTCGGTGTTTCTCGGGATGCCAACAAAGATGAGATAAAACGCGCTTACCGTCGTTTGGCTCGCAAATACCATCCAGATGTAAACAAAGAAATCGGAGCAGAAGAACGGTTTAAAGAAATTAACCGAGCCTACGAAATCCTCTCAGAACCAGAAACTCGCGCCAGATATGATCGATTTGGCGAAGCCGGAGTATCTTCAGGTGCAGGGTCAGGGTTTGAATACGGTGATATGGGCGGTATCGCTGATATTTTTGAAACCATTTTTAGTGGGTTCGGCGGAATGGGAACCGGAACCTCATCCAGACGGCGCACCGGCCCTGTACGTGGGGATGACTTGCGCTTAGATTTCAAACTCAATTTCCGAGAAGCCGTTTTCGGCGGCGAAAAAGAAATCCGCATTCGCCATTTAGAAACTTGTCAAGTCTGTGAAGGAAGCGGTGCTAAACCGGGTACCGGCTCTCGCACTTGTTCCACTTGTAGCGGGTCAGGACAAGTCCGTCGAGCAACTCGCACCCCCTTTGGAACGTTTGCCCAAGTCTCTGTCTGTCCTACCTGTAATGGGTCAGGAGAAGTCATAGAAGAAAAGTGTGAAGCCTGTGGCGGTTCTGGTCGTAAACAAGAAACCAAAAAACTCAAAATTACAATTCCCGCCGGGGTCGATAATGGAACTCGTCTAAGAGTCAGTCGAGAAGGAGATGCCGGTCAACGGGGTGGCCCTCCAGGAGACTTATACGTCTATTTATCAGTGGAAACTGATGAAGAATTTCAGCGAGAAGGCATCGACATTAAATCAGAAATTAGCATCAGTTATCTTCAGGCCATTCTCGGTTGTCGTTTATCGGTCAACACCGTTGATGGGCCAGAAGAAATTACCATCGAGCCAGGAACTCAACCCAATACCGTCCTGACTTTGCCTAATCGAGGCGTTCCTAAACTGGGTAATCCTGTGGCTAGAGGAGATCATCTGATTACTATTAATGTCTCAATTCCCACTCGTGTCAATCCTGAAGAACGGGAGTTATTAGAAAAACTCGCTAAAATAAGAGGAGAAAGTCATGGCAAAGGTGGAATAGAAGGATTCTTAGGAGGACTATTTCATAAATGA
- a CDS encoding YggS family pyridoxal phosphate-dependent enzyme, with translation MTIAQRINQIRQHLPSHVRLIAVTKQVSPDIMRQAYQAGIRDFGENRLQEALSKQEHLQDLPDICWHFIGHLQTNKAKKVLDSFQWIHSVDSLSLLQRLEGYSVELSNPPQVCLQVKVLPDPNKYGWTIPELLQDLPRIEQCTQVKIQGLMTILPWGLDETETLKAFETTRDLAQELNERSQLQLRELSMGMSGDYHLAIKAGATMIRLGTILFGERLK, from the coding sequence ATGACCATTGCTCAACGCATTAACCAAATTCGCCAACACCTTCCCTCCCATGTCCGTCTCATTGCGGTTACTAAACAGGTATCCCCTGATATAATGCGTCAAGCTTACCAGGCCGGAATCCGAGATTTTGGAGAAAATCGTCTGCAAGAAGCTTTAAGTAAACAGGAACACCTTCAAGATTTACCCGACATTTGCTGGCATTTTATCGGTCATCTCCAAACCAACAAAGCTAAAAAGGTTTTAGACTCTTTTCAATGGATTCACTCCGTCGACAGTCTTTCTCTGCTTCAACGTCTTGAGGGATATAGCGTAGAATTATCTAATCCTCCTCAAGTTTGTCTCCAAGTTAAAGTGTTACCTGACCCCAATAAATACGGCTGGACTATTCCTGAATTACTCCAGGACTTACCCCGAATCGAACAATGTACCCAGGTTAAAATTCAAGGTTTGATGACAATTCTGCCCTGGGGACTCGATGAGACAGAAACCCTCAAAGCCTTTGAAACCACAAGGGATTTGGCTCAAGAGCTTAACGAGCGCTCGCAGTTACAGTTACGAGAATTATCAATGGGAATGTCAGGAGATTATCACCTAGCCATCAAAGCGGGAGCAACGATGATTCGCCTGGGAACAATTTTGTTTGGCGAAAGACTTAAATAG
- a CDS encoding HD domain-containing phosphohydrolase, translating to MQPEATLNQLKASLGDGQLPPSYGVYFKNTLVALCHALEDHILQSCSSIPEQKPLVLVTFQQGKWYLQEADRYYDIAQCSSDVVIAAMPESGFADHKTGQLENVSLVHLDSRDSLINEWNLIILAPDYAAMVLCHELSPEEYRADSQPRVDTERKFYGLWTFDRSLVEKSASILIERIRPYNPTLADKLHSSQEKIAHLPPAVPADLTGVVSRIVNYLQTSQQQLVTITRQTRELVELEGQALKINRNLAANKLQAFLRMAQRVDERDPNNPLASLQVSALSETMGQILDLPTLKLRRLRLAGLLFRIGLAQAPSEIFSQRANQLNETHSSFWKNRAILGAQLLGTMPELAPIQQIVLHHLEHWDGSGTPDGLKGEEISIEARILGLVAYFQDLTQPRGDRPAYSLGEALDKCLAYSGTRFDPALVESLSTIIRLAEIGLMQLPNRPSQLPSVWLEEATKPSQSPMRS from the coding sequence ATGCAACCAGAAGCAACTCTTAATCAACTCAAAGCCTCTCTTGGTGACGGTCAACTGCCCCCCAGTTATGGGGTTTACTTTAAAAATACCCTCGTTGCCCTCTGTCACGCTCTAGAAGATCATATTCTTCAAAGTTGTAGTTCCATTCCAGAACAAAAACCCTTAGTTCTCGTTACCTTTCAACAGGGGAAATGGTATTTACAAGAAGCCGATCGCTATTATGATATCGCTCAATGTTCCTCCGATGTGGTCATTGCGGCTATGCCGGAGAGTGGATTTGCCGATCACAAAACCGGACAACTTGAGAATGTCTCTTTAGTTCATCTCGATAGTAGAGATAGTCTGATTAATGAATGGAATTTAATCATATTAGCTCCGGATTATGCAGCAATGGTTCTTTGTCACGAACTGTCGCCAGAAGAATATCGGGCAGATAGTCAACCTAGGGTAGACACAGAAAGAAAATTTTACGGACTCTGGACATTCGATCGAAGTCTCGTGGAAAAGTCGGCCTCAATTTTAATTGAGCGAATTCGCCCTTATAACCCGACTTTAGCCGATAAACTCCATTCCTCGCAAGAAAAAATTGCCCATCTCCCTCCTGCTGTTCCTGCTGATTTAACAGGGGTTGTCTCTCGTATTGTCAATTATTTACAAACCAGTCAACAACAGTTAGTCACCATTACTCGTCAAACCAGAGAATTAGTAGAATTAGAAGGACAAGCCCTAAAAATTAATCGAAACTTAGCGGCCAATAAATTACAAGCTTTCCTCCGCATGGCGCAACGAGTCGATGAACGAGATCCTAATAATCCCCTAGCTTCCTTGCAAGTGAGCGCCCTATCAGAAACGATGGGACAAATTCTTGACTTACCTACCCTAAAACTCCGAAGATTAAGATTAGCCGGATTATTATTTCGTATCGGATTAGCACAAGCCCCCAGTGAAATATTTAGCCAACGAGCCAATCAATTAAATGAAACCCATTCTAGTTTTTGGAAAAATCGGGCGATATTGGGGGCGCAACTGTTGGGAACTATGCCGGAACTTGCCCCCATACAACAAATTGTGTTACATCATTTAGAACACTGGGATGGGAGCGGAACACCCGATGGCTTAAAAGGCGAAGAAATTAGCATTGAAGCTCGAATTTTAGGGCTAGTGGCTTATTTCCAAGATCTGACCCAACCGAGAGGCGATCGCCCGGCTTACTCTTTAGGAGAAGCATTAGATAAATGTTTAGCTTATAGTGGAACTCGCTTTGATCCGGCTTTAGTAGAGTCGTTAAGTACCATTATTCGACTCGCGGAAATAGGATTAATGCAATTACCCAATCGTCCATCACAGTTACCGAGTGTGTGGTTAGAAGAAGCGACAAAACCGAGTCAGTCGCCAATGAGAAGTTAA
- a CDS encoding transposase: protein MESPKKSRYYYQLNQIKRIRVVRRDDGYYAQFLIDHTRTEEKILTGKQMDLDIGLNHFYTDSEGNKLENPRFLRKDERKLKRLQRSWLSRPCGDKKN, encoded by the coding sequence ATGGAGTCCCCAAAAAAGAGTCGTTACTACTATCAACTCAACCAAATTAAGCGTATTAGAGTAGTCAGAAGAGACGATGGTTATTATGCTCAGTTTTTGATTGACCATACAAGGACAGAGGAAAAAATATTAACAGGAAAACAGATGGACTTAGATATCGGATTAAACCATTTCTACACTGATTCCGAAGGAAATAAACTAGAAAACCCTAGGTTCTTGAGAAAAGATGAACGTAAACTGAAAAGACTTCAAAGAAGTTGGCTCTCCCGTCCTTGTGGTGATAAGAAAAACTGA
- a CDS encoding sulfurtransferase TusA family protein produces the protein MSQSGLDASSSTALLDLRGTPCPINFVRTKLKLEQMPPDVVLEVWLDPGEPIEQVPESLLMEGYQIDMIEDRSEFFALKVRRRA, from the coding sequence ATGAGCCAATCTGGTCTTGATGCCTCTTCTTCCACTGCTCTACTCGATTTACGGGGAACTCCTTGTCCGATTAACTTTGTGCGGACAAAATTAAAATTAGAGCAAATGCCCCCCGATGTCGTGTTAGAGGTTTGGCTTGACCCAGGAGAGCCAATCGAGCAAGTTCCAGAAAGTTTACTCATGGAGGGTTATCAAATCGATATGATAGAAGACCGCAGCGAGTTTTTTGCTCTTAAAGTGCGTCGTCGGGCTTAA
- a CDS encoding sulfotransferase domain-containing protein, whose product MLKKAVKQIVYPIIQSTPDFLIIGTQKGGTTSLYNYLIEHPQIIGNKSWKEIRYYDLAENYNQGFSWYLGQFPSKLKKGNRLTFDASPSYLYFPNIPKLIQQDLGHIKMIAILRNPVDRAYSAWKMYSSFGTNPNVYQNIKKLADKRTFAQAIEQELTNTCQPGIYFYDYVNRGKYVEQIKNYYKYFEQNTLLILTFDELKQNVSLVMNKICEFLNIEPYSQEALKQFKSQKFNVGLKDQENFSSEDEEYKQKLKTYFEPYNQKLYELLGYSCNW is encoded by the coding sequence ATGCTCAAGAAAGCAGTCAAGCAAATTGTCTATCCTATCATTCAATCAACCCCTGATTTTTTAATTATAGGAACTCAGAAAGGAGGAACAACCTCTCTCTATAATTATTTAATTGAACATCCTCAAATTATAGGCAATAAAAGCTGGAAAGAAATTCGATACTATGATCTAGCTGAAAATTACAATCAAGGGTTTAGTTGGTATTTAGGGCAATTTCCCTCGAAATTAAAAAAAGGGAATCGATTAACATTTGATGCTTCTCCGAGTTATCTCTATTTCCCCAATATTCCTAAATTAATTCAACAAGATTTAGGACATATTAAAATGATTGCTATTTTAAGAAATCCGGTTGATCGAGCTTACTCAGCCTGGAAAATGTATTCTAGTTTTGGAACTAATCCTAATGTTTATCAAAACATCAAAAAACTGGCAGATAAGAGAACATTTGCCCAAGCGATAGAACAGGAATTAACCAATACATGCCAACCCGGAATTTATTTTTATGATTATGTTAACCGAGGTAAATATGTTGAACAGATCAAAAACTACTATAAGTATTTTGAGCAGAATACTCTTCTGATTTTGACTTTCGACGAGTTGAAGCAGAATGTATCTTTAGTGATGAACAAAATCTGTGAATTTCTGAACATCGAACCTTATTCTCAAGAAGCCTTGAAGCAATTTAAAAGTCAAAAGTTTAATGTAGGTCTTAAAGATCAAGAAAACTTTTCCAGTGAAGATGAAGAATATAAACAAAAATTAAAAACTTATTTTGAGCCTTATAATCAAAAATTATATGAATTATTAGGTTATTCCTGTAATTGGTAA
- a CDS encoding PEP-CTERM sorting domain-containing protein, with protein MISFNPLTSVSFIGTLGLVATGTLLMTTPATAAILGEISISGGRVVTRVIVPGVASTPAQPLDFAVPPVTSFNFANIGSGNPTGTGQFLISYADGLFSSFNPNGTVTRGTILDLDPMGDMTPENFLSFGDIRFDLMSINPGITTPNSDGSGVNISFAVEGIFRDTVAGTSYRGYGTFGAEITFPIAGASNLNQFYTRLQQSGRQFTVQSWSANLVAVPEPLTMLGVGTALGFGAIFKRKLSKKEEN; from the coding sequence ATGATAAGTTTTAATCCTTTGACCTCAGTCAGTTTTATCGGTACTTTAGGATTAGTAGCCACTGGGACATTGTTAATGACTACCCCAGCCACCGCCGCTATTCTTGGAGAAATTTCAATTTCTGGAGGCCGGGTTGTCACTAGAGTTATAGTCCCTGGTGTGGCCAGTACACCTGCTCAACCCCTTGATTTTGCCGTCCCCCCTGTCACCAGTTTCAACTTTGCTAATATTGGTTCAGGTAATCCTACTGGAACAGGGCAGTTTTTAATCTCTTATGCTGATGGGCTATTTTCATCCTTTAACCCCAATGGTACGGTTACCAGAGGTACGATTTTGGATCTAGATCCAATGGGGGATATGACTCCAGAGAATTTCCTAAGCTTTGGTGATATTAGATTTGATTTAATGTCTATCAATCCAGGTATTACTACCCCTAATTCTGACGGGAGCGGAGTTAATATTAGCTTTGCGGTAGAAGGGATATTTAGAGATACGGTAGCAGGGACTTCTTATAGAGGATATGGAACTTTTGGGGCTGAAATTACTTTCCCGATTGCCGGTGCTTCCAATCTTAATCAGTTCTACACCCGCCTTCAACAATCTGGTCGTCAATTTACCGTTCAATCTTGGTCAGCTAACTTAGTCGCTGTTCCTGAACCTTTAACAATGTTGGGTGTCGGTACTGCTTTAGGATTTGGTGCAATATTCAAACGCAAGCTTTCTAAAAAAGAAGAAAATTAA
- the pipX gene encoding transcriptional coactivator PipX has protein sequence MNNEIYLNHPTFGLLYRVCLLDEDQEIFTTLYAQRLFFLVKLRANRVSFEPISRSDARLLVETRLRHLRRTASVEDYQELHNIYQLTFQ, from the coding sequence ATGAATAACGAAATCTATTTAAATCATCCCACCTTCGGGTTATTGTATAGAGTGTGTTTACTTGACGAAGATCAGGAAATTTTTACGACACTGTACGCTCAACGTCTATTTTTTTTAGTTAAGCTTAGAGCAAATAGGGTCAGTTTTGAACCGATTAGTCGCTCAGATGCTCGTTTACTGGTAGAAACCCGTTTACGACATTTGCGCCGCACTGCCTCAGTTGAAGATTATCAAGAGCTTCATAATATTTATCAGCTTACTTTTCAGTAA